The stretch of DNA AATCTGCCCCCGGAGGGTCCGCTGGTGCCCGATGCGGACGGGTATCTCGCGTGCGATTTCGATCGGGATGGCGACGTCGACAAGCACGACCTCGCGATTTTCAAGCGGCAGATGGTGCCTTAGCAGTCCACAGCAAGACCCGATGAGATCAACGGGCGACCTCGCGGGCGCGGCCAAGAAGGCGGTTGCAATGGCCCGCTTGGCTTATGCGGTGGACGGCCAGGCCCCGGCAACTGCTGCAATCGCGATCATGTGATGGCGACACGGTGATGTAAGGGTTTCTGCACGTCGGGCATGACTCCGGTTACACACCGATGTCCTCGTTCCACAGGGTCGGCTCGGCCGCGATGAAGTCGGTCATCAACCGCACGCACTCGGGATCGTCGAGGATCACCAGTTCGACGCCGCGGCTGCGGACATACATTTCGGGGCCCTGGAACGTACGGTGCTCGCCCACCACGACCCGCGGGATCCCGTACAGCAGGACGGCACCGCTGCACATGTCGCAGGGCGACAGTGTCGAATAGAGCGTGGCACGGGCGTAATCGCGGGACTTCAGCCGACCCGCGTTCTCCAGGCAGTCCATCTCAGCGTGAAGAATCGCACTGCTTCTTTGCACGCGGCGATTGTGCCCCCGGCCGACGATCCGCCCGTCGATGACCAGCACCGACCCGATCGGGATGCCGCCCGCGGCGCGACCGAGACGCGCCTCGGCCAGAGCGGCTTGCAGAAATGTGTCCATACCGGCGCAGCGTAGCGGACGCCGGCGGGCGCGGAAAGATCACCGGCGCGCGCTGGTCCGTGTCCCCGTACAGGGACATCCGAGCGGGGCCGTGTGCCGGCCGTCTACGAGTTCGGCCGGCCTCAGCTCACAGAGGCCGTGGTGCCGCGTGCTTCAAAAACATACCCCTCGCCGGCGACATCGACCCGAACCGCGTCGCCCGGGCCGAATTCGCCCGCCAGGATGCGCTTGGCGAGGGGGTTCTCGATTTGCTGCTGGATCAGCCGTTTCAGCGGCCGGGCGCCATAGACCGGGTCGTAACCATCGCGCGCGAGTTGCTCACACGCCGCCGGAGTCAGCTCGAGCGCAATCTCCCGATCCGCCAGGCGCTGGGCCAGCAGCCGAACCTGCCGGTCCACGATGCCGCGGAGGTGCTCGCGCCCCAACCGGTGGAAGATGATCGTTTCGTCGATCCGGTTGAGGAACTCCGGCCGGAAGTGGTGACGCAGCACGCTGCGGACCTTGAGCTCGATCTCCGCTTCGCTCGCGCCGCTCTCCGACAGCGCCTGGATCTGGTCGCTACCGAGGTTGCTCGTCATCACCACCAGCGTGTTGCGGAAATCGACGGTGCGGCCGTGGCCGTCGGTGAGACGTCCATCGTCCAGCACCTGGAGCAAGACGTTGAACACGTCGGCGTGGGCCTTTTCGATCTCGTCCAGGAGAATCACGCTGTACGGCCGCCGATGCACGGCCTCCGTGAGGCGGCCGCCTTCCTCATAGCCGACGTAGCCCGGGGGCGCGCCGATGAGCCGCGCGACACTGTGCGGCTCCATGAATTCGCTCATGTCGATCCGCACGAAGGCGGCTTCATCATCGAAGAGGAACTGCGCGAGGGCTTTGCACAATTCCGTCTTGCCGACGCCGGTTGGGCCGAGGAAGAGGAACGAACCCAGCGGCCGCTGCGGATCGCCGAGCCCGGCCCGGCTGCGGCGGACGGCATCGGAGACGGCGCGGATGGCGTCGTCCTGTCCAACGACGCGTTCGTGTAGTCGCTCTTCCATCTGGATGAGCTTTTCACGCTCACCTTCTAACAGGCGCGCCACGGGCACACCGGTCCACTTGCTGACGACCTCGGCGATCTCCTCTGCGGTGACCTCCTCGCGCAGCAGTCCCTGCCCAGTAGCATGCAGTTCGGTGAGCTTCTGCTCATGCCCCGTGAGGCGGCGCTCCAGGTCGGGCAACTCGCCGTAGCGAATGCGGGCGGCCCGTTCGAGATCGCCGCGCCGCTGGGCTTCCTCAAGCTCGGTCTGCTTGGCACCGTGGGTGGTCTTGAGTGCTTTCAACTCGTCGATGGCGCTCTTTTCATTCTGCCACTGCGCGGTCAGGGCGCGGTCGCGCTCCTTCAGGTCGGCGAGGGTGCGTTCGTTGGTTTCAAGTTGGCGCCGGCTGGCTTCGTCCTTTTCCTTGCGCAGGGCCTCACGCTCGATCTCAAGTTGCATGATGCGACGCCGCAGTTCGTCGAGCTCGCTGGGCAGCGAGTCATTTTCGATCCGCAGGCGCGAGGCCGCCTCATCGACCAGGTCGATCGCCTTGTCGGGGAGCTGCCGGTCAGTGATGTAGCGCTGTGCGAGGGTCGCGGCAGCGACCAGGGCCGCATCCTGAATACGTACGCCGTGGTGCGCGTCATAACGTGGCTTCAGGCCGCGGAGGATCGCGATCGTATCCTCGACGGTCGGTTCGCCGACATAGATCGGCTGGAAGCGCCGCTCCAGCGCCTTGTCCTTTTCGACGTGCTTGCGGTACTCCTCGAGCGTGGTCGCGCCAATGCAGCGCAACTCGCCACGCGCCAGGGCGGGCTTCAGCAGGTTCCCCGCATCGGGCGAACCTTCGGTCCGCCCCGCCCCGACCACCGTGTGCATCTCGTCGATGAAGAGGATGACCTCGCCTGCTGACTGCACGACGGCGTTGACCACCGCCTTGAGACGTTCCTCGAACTCCCCGCGGTACTTCGCTCCGGCAATGAGGGCCCCCATGTCCAGGGAGACGAGTTTCTTGTCCCGCAGCGCCTGGGGCACATCGCCCGCCAGAATCCGCTGCGCGAGACCCTCGACGATCGCCGTCTTTCCCACGCCCGCTTCCCCGATCAGGACGGGGTTGTTCTTGGTCCGCCGCGCCAACACCTGCATGCAGCGCCGGATCTCCTCGTCACGTCCGATGACCGGATCAAGCTTGCCTTGCCGGGCGAGTTCCACGAGATCCCGGCCATAGCGCTGCAACGGCTGGTACGTGTCCTCCGGATTCTGCGACTGCACAGACTGGTTGCCGCGTACCGCTTGGAGTGCGGCCAGCAGGTCGTCGCGCCGTAGGCCGTTCAGGCGCAAGATTTCACGCGCGTCACTGGCGACTTCGCACAGTGCCAGCAGCAGGTGCTCGACCGAAACGTATTGGTCCTGCATCTGGCGCGCGGCTTTCTCCGCGGCCTGGAGGACCTCCACGAGCCCCCGCGAAGCATGAACCTGTCCACCGGTCTGGCGAGGCAGGCGGTTGAGCTCGCCAGCCACCAACGCACGCACCTGCGCCGGGGGCGCCCCCGCTTTCTCAAGTAGCGGAGCGGCAATCCCCCCGTCCGAACCGGCGTCCGGCTCGATCAGGGCGCCCAGCAGGTGAAGGGGCGTGACTTCGGGATGGCCGGCTTCCTGCGCCTTGTGCTGGGCGCTCTGCACGGCCTCCGCAGCACGTATGGTGAAGCGATCCATCTGCATGAGAATCCAACTCCTGTCGGTGCAGCGGCGCGCCGCCGCGACCCACTGGTGCCGGATTGCATATACCATGCCAGCCCCGGTGCACGCGGAATGCTGATTTTCGGCGAGGGGCCGGCCTGACAGGATGGTAGTCCCTGCCAGTTTGGCACGGCTGGCGGCGAAACCAGCGTGGCCGGAGCGCACATGGCACGCTTCGGCCACGCTGACTCACCTGCCCCCCCGTGACCCCACCCAGAGAATTAAACCGCGGCGGTCGCTGGTGTCGGTGTTCCCTTACGCCGACGGTGACGCTGTTTGACGAAACCGTGGTGGGTGGCGGAAGCGACACGCGGGCCCATGGTCCGGATCAGCTCGAGTGCGGTACGCAAGTGATCCGCGAAGCCGTCAGCACCGATTTCACGCCACAGTCCGTCAGCGCGATTGAAGATGCCGCCGACCACGACAATGTTCATGGTCGGACAGGCATTGATGTCGTGCAGGTGATCAATCAGTGCGCGGGTCTGCGGCACCGCCTCGGGGACGGCGCCGAATATCAGCAGCATCTGCGGCCGGAGCTGACCTGTGATCGCGAGGATTTCGTCATCCGGCACTCCACCACCGACCAGGAAGACCTCCCAGCCCTCGGATTGCAGCAGGTCACCGACCATCTGGGCGCCCAGTTCCTCGTGTTCCGTATCCGCACACATGAGAACGGCGCGTTTACCGTTGGCAGGTGTGTTCGGAAGGTGGGCCTGCAACTGATCTGCCGCCGTGCGGTTGATGCGGCAGGCCATGTGCTCGGTGGCTGTGCTGATGCGATCGTCGCGATAGAGCCGTTCAACCTGCGCCATGGCAGGCCAGATCACATCGCACAGCAGGTCCGTGCTGTTCGCGCCCGTGCGGAGCGCGTCCATGATCAAATCGAAGCACTCGGCACGGCGACCGGCGAGCAAAGGTTGCAGATAGCGTGTCAGCAACGGTTCGGGCATGGGGCGCGTCTCCAAGGGTGGCGCCCACCAACGCGTCCACGCGCGGCCCCGGTGTGGGGCGGGGTGAGCACTCGGAATCCGCCGCGGCGTCCATGCCCACGGGAGGGTACATTCGCTCGAAACTCTGCCTCCGGCCGGGTCCGGCTGGCACCGGCCGCCGGCTCGCAGGATGCTCCTCCGTATCGGGGCGGGTCGCACCGTACCTTGAGACTCGTAACGGTGATGCACCACGACCGATCGCAGTGTGGAGGAAGGTTTGTGGATTCCCGGACGTGTCGGGGTGTGCATCTGTGGGTCGGGGCGACTGTTTCTCGGAACCAACCGGGAGCCCCCGCCCGATACCAACCTTGGGATCAGAAAATCGTCTGTGAAAACGCCGGGCAAGAGCTGCGCTGCCCCCTTGGAGATGGCGCTACCCGCGCGGGGTTGCCAGCTCGAAACTCGCCGCAGCTGCCCCGTACGCGGAGAGCGTTGTGGCGCCTGGTGTGTGGCGTAGTACCACGGTGAGAGCGGGTTGCCGGCTGCACACCGCCGCCACGTCTTCAGGAGACAGGATCATGCAGGCGGTACTGAGCGCATCAGCGGTCGCGGCATCGCCGGCCAGCGCCCAGGCGGCGCGGTGGGATGCCACGGGCTGACCGTTGCGCGGATCGAGGATGTGCGCGCCGTGGAGGAATTGGCCCGAGCCGGCGAGCGCGCCATCATGCACCGGCACCCAGCCCAGGGCGACGTCCGGTGCCGCCGGATCGCGCAAAGCCAGTCGCCAGCCGCGGCCTGGGCTCGGCCCTCCGAGTGCGTAGACGGTACTCTGCCCGCATTGCACGAGGGCACGCGCGAAGCCCCAGGTGCGCAGGAGAGCCACGAGGCGGTCGATGGCGAAGCCCTTGCCGAGCGCGCCCAAATCGAGCTGCAGCCCGGATGCTTGAATGCGCACAGCATGCGCTCGCGGATCGAACACCAACGGCGGCACGCCGGACGCATCGCGCCTGGGCCGTGCCGCGGGATCGCTGCGGAAAGCGATGTCGAAGACGCCCCCCGTTGCAAGATAGAGTTCGGACGCGCGCGTAAGGCAATCACGAGTCTCGGGCTGGATCGGGACCAGGTCGCCGCGGGTCGCGCGGTTGATCTGGGCAATGTCGCTCTCCGGCCGAAACCGGCTCAGGAGGCCTTCGAGCCGCGCGAGCTCATCAAAGGCGACCTGCGCGGCCTGTGCGGCATAGCCCGCCGGCTTGTCGAAGAGGTACAGCTCGAACGTGCAAGCCATCGCATCGCAAGCAAAACGCTCCGGTTTGTCACTCGCGGCGTGGAGTGCTGCCGCGAACGGTGGCTCGGGCGAAGGGAGCGGATCGGGCGTGGGGGCCGACGGTAGATTCATGGGCTGACGGCTGTCTGGCTTGCGAGCCAGCTTTCCCACAATGGGCGTCGCACCAGGACCAGGAGTACCTCGTCGCGGCGCAGTCCGTAATGACTTGCCACGTAGTCATCTTCGCACCCGCGTAGTCGCTCCGCCAGCGTCCCCTGCTCTGAAATACCGACTACCAACACCTCGCCCGACAGATCGGGCGGTGGCGTATCCCAATAGCCCACCCGCGGCAGGGCGCGCAAGTACCACGGCAGCGGCCACGGGTTGTGCGCGATCACCTGGATGCTGGGCGGGGATTGGGCCGGTGCCGCGGCGTGCAATTGCGTAAGTCGCAGTGCGAGGCGGCCGGCGTCAGCCACAGTGGGCGCGTACACCCAGGGATTCCGCGGGTCATTGTGAAAAACGGGATGGTGACTGGTGCGCCAGGCCTGCGCGCCGAGCTGGCCGACTCCGAGGCCGAGCAGCAGCAGGAGTGCCGGACGGCCGATCGGGCTGCGGCGGGCGAAGTGCCAGAGGGCCGCCCAGCCGACCCCGGCCAGGAGAATCCACGCGTGCAGGAACGGCAGGGCGTTCCACGGGGTCTTGTAGGGAATGGCGCTGTAGAGCGCGGTCAGAAGCAGCGCGTAGAGTGCGAGGAACCGCGCCAGTCCGAGATGCAATCCCGGGGCCGTGGTGCTGCGACACGCAGCGAAAGCGCCCACGACAGCGAGGAGGGCAATCAGCAGTTCGCTGAAGATCGGTCCGCCGGGTTCGCGAAACCAGAGTAGCAGCCGCAGGTAGTAGGCCCATGCTTGCCGATGCCCCCCGTCGCCGGCTCGCTCGAAGTAAGTGGCGTAAGTCAACCAACCGTCGAGTGGTCCGCGCAGGTTCGTAAAGCCGCCGGAAAGCAGTGCGGTCGAGACCAGGAGGGCCACAAACAGTGCGAGCATGAGCGGCCCAAGGTGCCGCCGCAGATGCCACTCCCCCGATCGTCGCCAGTACAAGACGACGACAGCGGAGATCGCCGCCGCGAACCAGAGCAGCAGGCAGGTGGACTTCGTGCCGTGCATGGCACCGAGCGCCGCACCAGCCACGCACGCCCATGTGGCGCGTCCCGTCCGCAGGTACCACCACGTCGCGCCCAGTGCGAGCGCGGCGTAGGCAATCAGTAGCGGCTCCGGGATGTAATAGCGGCTGTAATACGTCAAAGCTGGTGAGACGGCGATCAGCAGAGCTGCGACAGGGGTGCCCGCCGGCCCAAGCCCATCCCGAAGCAGCGCAACCAGTAGTACCAGCAGGAGGCCGTACAGCACCGGGACCAGGCGGTAGGTTGTCGCGCTCGTCGCGAGAAAATCGGAAGCCCCGGTCAGCCACACCACCGGCAATGTCGAGTAGTACGGCGTCGGACCATGGTACTCGTGCGGGTCATAGAGATACCGGCCGTGTTCCCACAATTCAGCGAACTTGATCGTGTGGACCGCCTCGTCTGCGTGCATGGGGCGGCGTTCGAGTTGCGGCAGGCGCAAACCCACTGCCACGCCCAGGACGGCGAGCCCTCCGGCGATTGTGAGGGCCAGTGCTCGTGCGGTCATCGTGGGAGGCCCAATGCGTGCCCCTTAGGGACCGGAGCGGGGTTCGATGGGCAGACCGTACACCTCGACCTCGATGTAGTGGTTCTGTTCGTCGGCCGTGCTGCCGTTTGAATAGAGACGGATGTATCGGGCTTTCACGGCCTCGAGCTCCAGCAGTTGCCCCTCGAAGGTCTCCCAGAAGGCCTTCTGGCTGCCGATACCGAGGCCGGCGGAATTGTCGTGGTCGTTGTTGAACACAGTTCGTACGTTCTCGATGAAATCTCCGTCGTCAGCGACCTGGATCACGACATCGTGGTAGATCCGCGCGCTGGCGTGGTACCGCCACACGGCCAGCGCGTGCAGGATGTGCGGCTTGCC from Phycisphaerales bacterium encodes:
- a CDS encoding nucleoside deaminase → MDTFLQAALAEARLGRAAGGIPIGSVLVIDGRIVGRGHNRRVQRSSAILHAEMDCLENAGRLKSRDYARATLYSTLSPCDMCSGAVLLYGIPRVVVGEHRTFQGPEMYVRSRGVELVILDDPECVRLMTDFIAAEPTLWNEDIGV
- the clpB gene encoding ATP-dependent chaperone ClpB, giving the protein MQMDRFTIRAAEAVQSAQHKAQEAGHPEVTPLHLLGALIEPDAGSDGGIAAPLLEKAGAPPAQVRALVAGELNRLPRQTGGQVHASRGLVEVLQAAEKAARQMQDQYVSVEHLLLALCEVASDAREILRLNGLRRDDLLAALQAVRGNQSVQSQNPEDTYQPLQRYGRDLVELARQGKLDPVIGRDEEIRRCMQVLARRTKNNPVLIGEAGVGKTAIVEGLAQRILAGDVPQALRDKKLVSLDMGALIAGAKYRGEFEERLKAVVNAVVQSAGEVILFIDEMHTVVGAGRTEGSPDAGNLLKPALARGELRCIGATTLEEYRKHVEKDKALERRFQPIYVGEPTVEDTIAILRGLKPRYDAHHGVRIQDAALVAAATLAQRYITDRQLPDKAIDLVDEAASRLRIENDSLPSELDELRRRIMQLEIEREALRKEKDEASRRQLETNERTLADLKERDRALTAQWQNEKSAIDELKALKTTHGAKQTELEEAQRRGDLERAARIRYGELPDLERRLTGHEQKLTELHATGQGLLREEVTAEEIAEVVSKWTGVPVARLLEGEREKLIQMEERLHERVVGQDDAIRAVSDAVRRSRAGLGDPQRPLGSFLFLGPTGVGKTELCKALAQFLFDDEAAFVRIDMSEFMEPHSVARLIGAPPGYVGYEEGGRLTEAVHRRPYSVILLDEIEKAHADVFNVLLQVLDDGRLTDGHGRTVDFRNTLVVMTSNLGSDQIQALSESGASEAEIELKVRSVLRHHFRPEFLNRIDETIIFHRLGREHLRGIVDRQVRLLAQRLADREIALELTPAACEQLARDGYDPVYGARPLKRLIQQQIENPLAKRILAGEFGPGDAVRVDVAGEGYVFEARGTTASVS
- a CDS encoding cobalamin-dependent protein (Presence of a B(12) (cobalamin)-binding domain implies dependence on cobalamin itself, in one of its several forms, or in some unusual lineages, dependence on a cobalamin-like analog.) produces the protein MPEPLLTRYLQPLLAGRRAECFDLIMDALRTGANSTDLLCDVIWPAMAQVERLYRDDRISTATEHMACRINRTAADQLQAHLPNTPANGKRAVLMCADTEHEELGAQMVGDLLQSEGWEVFLVGGGVPDDEILAITGQLRPQMLLIFGAVPEAVPQTRALIDHLHDINACPTMNIVVVGGIFNRADGLWREIGADGFADHLRTALELIRTMGPRVASATHHGFVKQRHRRRKGTPTPATAAV
- a CDS encoding FAD:protein FMN transferase codes for the protein MNLPSAPTPDPLPSPEPPFAAALHAASDKPERFACDAMACTFELYLFDKPAGYAAQAAQVAFDELARLEGLLSRFRPESDIAQINRATRGDLVPIQPETRDCLTRASELYLATGGVFDIAFRSDPAARPRRDASGVPPLVFDPRAHAVRIQASGLQLDLGALGKGFAIDRLVALLRTWGFARALVQCGQSTVYALGGPSPGRGWRLALRDPAAPDVALGWVPVHDGALAGSGQFLHGAHILDPRNGQPVASHRAAWALAGDAATADALSTACMILSPEDVAAVCSRQPALTVVLRHTPGATTLSAYGAAAASFELATPRG
- a CDS encoding TIGR03663 family protein translates to MTARALALTIAGGLAVLGVAVGLRLPQLERRPMHADEAVHTIKFAELWEHGRYLYDPHEYHGPTPYYSTLPVVWLTGASDFLATSATTYRLVPVLYGLLLVLLVALLRDGLGPAGTPVAALLIAVSPALTYYSRYYIPEPLLIAYAALALGATWWYLRTGRATWACVAGAALGAMHGTKSTCLLLWFAAAISAVVVLYWRRSGEWHLRRHLGPLMLALFVALLVSTALLSGGFTNLRGPLDGWLTYATYFERAGDGGHRQAWAYYLRLLLWFREPGGPIFSELLIALLAVVGAFAACRSTTAPGLHLGLARFLALYALLLTALYSAIPYKTPWNALPFLHAWILLAGVGWAALWHFARRSPIGRPALLLLLGLGVGQLGAQAWRTSHHPVFHNDPRNPWVYAPTVADAGRLALRLTQLHAAAPAQSPPSIQVIAHNPWPLPWYLRALPRVGYWDTPPPDLSGEVLVVGISEQGTLAERLRGCEDDYVASHYGLRRDEVLLVLVRRPLWESWLASQTAVSP